A window of Syngnathoides biaculeatus isolate LvHL_M chromosome 9, ASM1980259v1, whole genome shotgun sequence contains these coding sequences:
- the dctn6 gene encoding dynactin subunit 6, whose product MADKQTSQKSVKIAAGAVVCVESEIKGDVTIGPRTVVHPKARIIAEAGPIVIGEGNLIEEQAVIINSYPENITPDAEVEPKTMTIGVNNVFEVGCLSQALKIGDNNVIESKADVGRNVILTSGCIIGAFCQVNTCEVIPENTVIYGSGCMRRVQTERPQPQTLQLDFLMKILPNYHHLKKTIKISHTAS is encoded by the exons ATGGCGGATAAACAAACCTCTCAGAAAAG CGTTAAGATCGCAGCTGGAGCTGTGGTGTGTGTTGAGAGCGAGATCAAAGGAGATGTGACTATAG GCCCGAGGACAGTGGTCCACCCCAAAGCCCGAATTATTGCAGAAGCGGGACCCATCGTGATCGGAGAAGGCAATCTGATCGAGGAACAAGCCGTCATCATTAACAG tTACCCAGAAAACATCACACCAGATGCCGAAGTGGAGCCAAAGACGATGACAATCGGCGTCAATAATGTATTTGAAGTCGGctgtt TGTCCCAAGCCCTGAAAATTGGAGACAACAATGTTATAGAATCGAAAG CCGACGTCGGGAGGAACGTCATCCTCACCAGCGGCTGCATCATCGGGGCCTTCTGCCAGGTCAACACCTGCGAGGTCATCCCCGAGAACACCGTCATCTACGGTTCCGGGTGTATGAGGCGGGTGCAGACGGAGAGGCCGCAG cctCAAACACTTCAGCTTGATTTCTTAATGAAGATTTTGCCCAACTACCATCACTTGAAGAAAACCAttaaaatcagccacactgctAGTTAG
- the hgsnat gene encoding heparan-alpha-glucosaminide N-acetyltransferase isoform X1 → MEKRNINKNITSSVAEATRAQDNEMAKGRELFYLSCIASLILAICVAPLKAELSSFGLSHFKPRSTLKMDEAFLRVINELDTEVAVYWVSRRCYQCLYQQFGVVLAQPSQGQPSSEEFIVSTQHGLKIQVNSTPVIQELCTVPFHFGEQGNYTLWLKNTSNSVVNCSIVTDVDPVNSYIPILVAFLVFAGLGLLSALGRAIFALDIVKAVLFRISGTMETERLINSELGSPGRTVTPVTDNILPPPPSPSKRLRSLDTFRGISLVIMVFVNYGGGRYWFFRHESWNGLTVADLVFPWFVFIMGTSIALSINSMLRSGSSRTSLLKKVVWRSLQLFLIGVVVINPNYCRGFLSWDNLRIPGVLQRLAWSYLAVACLDLLVARAHLDILPTDAWWSACIDVLLYWPAWIFVLLLEVLWLCLTFLLPVPGCPTGYLGPGGIGDMGAYPNCTGGAAGLVDRWLLGENHIYQTPSARVIYGSHMPFDPEGVLGSINSIVMAFLGLQAGKIILHYRDLHSSIISRFLIWGLILGVISAVLTKCSTDQGFIPVNKNLWSVSYVTTVACFAFVLLVVVYYIVDVKKWWSGAPFFYPGMNSILVYVGHEVFEDYFPFRWRMVNTQSHAEHLTQNLVAVSCWVLISFVLYRKKIFWKI, encoded by the exons ATGGAAAAAAggaacataaacaaaaacattacatcTTCGGTCGCCGAGGCTACGAGGGCACAAGACAACGAAATGGCAAAAGGAAGGGAGCTCTTTTATTTGTCATGTATCGCCTCGCTAATATTAGCCATTTGTGTGGCACCGTTAAAAGCTGAGCTGTCTTCCT TTGGCTTATCTCATTTTAAGCCGCGCTCAACCCTGAAGATGGACGAAGCTTTTTTGAGAGTGATCAACGAACTGGATACCGAGGTGGCCGTGTACTGGGTGTCCCGGCGGTGCTATCAG TGTCTTTATCAGCAGTTTGGGGTGGTCCTTGCTCAGCCAAGTCAAGGTCAGCCGAGCTCAGAAGAATTCATCGTTAGCACGCAGCACGGACTTAAAATCCAAGTCAACAGCACCCCTGTCATTCAGGAGCTCTGCAC GGTTCCGTTTCATTTTGGGGAGCAGGGCAACTACACTCTGTGGTTGAAAAATACAAGTAACTCTGTGGTGAACTGCTCCATTGTGACTGATGTGGATCCAGTCAATAGTTACATCC CCATCTTGGTCGCGTTCCTTGTTTTTGCTGGACTGGGATTATTATCTGCTCTGGGAAGAGCAATATTCGC ACTCGATATAGTAAAGGCTGTCCTGTTCAGGATCAGTGGCACCATGGAGACAGAGAGGTTGATCAACTCT GAGTTGGGCTCCCCTGGCCGGACGGTGACGCCGGTGACTGACAATATCCTTCCGCCCCCGCCCAGTCCCAGTAAGAGGCTGCGATCTCTAGACACATTCAGAGG GATCTCCTTGGTTATTATGGTGTTTGTGAACTACGGAGGAGGACGATACTGGTTCTTCAGACACGAAAGCTGGAACG GCCTAACGGTCGCAGATCTGGTCTTTCCTTG GTTCGTTTTCATCATGGGAACGTCCATCGCGCTTTCAATCAACTCCATGCTGCGCTCAGGCTCCAGCCGCACTTCGCTGCTGAAGAAAGTCGTGTGGAGGAGCCTGCAGCTTTTCCTCATCGGCGTCGTCGTCATCAATCCGAACTACTGCCGGGGCTTTT TGTCGTGGGACAACCTGCGCATCCCGGGCGTGCTGCAGCGCCTCGCCTGGTCGTACCTTGCGGTAGCCTGCCTGGATCTGTTGGTGGCAAGGGCTCATCTTGACATCCTACCAACG GATGCATGGTGGTCCGCTTGCATTGATGTTCTGCTCTACTGGCCAGCCTGGATCTTTGTGCTCCTCCTAGAAGTCCTTTGGCTCTGCCTAACTTTTCTACTTCCTGTACCGGGCTGCCCAAC TGGCTATCTTGGTCCAGGCGGGATTGGGGACATGGGGGCGTATCCGAATTGCACCGGCGGAGCAGCGGGTCTCGTCGACCGTTGGCTCCTCGGAGAAAACCACATCTACCAGACGCCCTCAGCGAGG GTCATCTACGGCTCCCACATGCCGTTTGATCCCGAGGGGGTTCTCGGCAGCATCAACTCCATCGTCATGGCTTTTCTTGGCTTGCAG GCAGGAAAGATTATTTTACACTACCGAGATCTTCATTCAAGTATTATTTCAAGGTTCCTCATTTGGGGTCTCATTTTG GGTGTCATATCAGCTGTTCTCACAAAGTGTTCCACAGACCAGGGATTCATTCCTGTCAATAAAAACCTCTG GTCCGTGTCCTACGTGACAACGGTCGCCTGCTTTGCCTTCGTACTGCTCGTTGTGGTCTACTACATCGTAGATGTGAAAAAGTGGTGGTCTGGAGCGCCTTTCTTTTACCCAG GCATGAACTCCATCCTGGTGTACGTGGGCCACGAAGTGTTTGAGGACTACTTCCCCTTCCGCTGGCGCATGGTCAACACTCAGTCCCACGCTGAGCACCTCACCCAGAACCTGGTGGCTGTTTCTTGCTGGGTCCTCATCTCGTTCGTGCTGTATAGGAAAAAGATCTTCTGGAAAATCTAA
- the hgsnat gene encoding heparan-alpha-glucosaminide N-acetyltransferase isoform X2 has product MDEAFLRVINELDTEVAVYWVSRRCYQCLYQQFGVVLAQPSQGQPSSEEFIVSTQHGLKIQVNSTPVIQELCTVPFHFGEQGNYTLWLKNTSNSVVNCSIVTDVDPVNSYIPILVAFLVFAGLGLLSALGRAIFALDIVKAVLFRISGTMETERLINSELGSPGRTVTPVTDNILPPPPSPSKRLRSLDTFRGISLVIMVFVNYGGGRYWFFRHESWNGLTVADLVFPWFVFIMGTSIALSINSMLRSGSSRTSLLKKVVWRSLQLFLIGVVVINPNYCRGFLSWDNLRIPGVLQRLAWSYLAVACLDLLVARAHLDILPTDAWWSACIDVLLYWPAWIFVLLLEVLWLCLTFLLPVPGCPTGYLGPGGIGDMGAYPNCTGGAAGLVDRWLLGENHIYQTPSARVIYGSHMPFDPEGVLGSINSIVMAFLGLQAGKIILHYRDLHSSIISRFLIWGLILGVISAVLTKCSTDQGFIPVNKNLWSVSYVTTVACFAFVLLVVVYYIVDVKKWWSGAPFFYPGMNSILVYVGHEVFEDYFPFRWRMVNTQSHAEHLTQNLVAVSCWVLISFVLYRKKIFWKI; this is encoded by the exons ATGGACGAAGCTTTTTTGAGAGTGATCAACGAACTGGATACCGAGGTGGCCGTGTACTGGGTGTCCCGGCGGTGCTATCAG TGTCTTTATCAGCAGTTTGGGGTGGTCCTTGCTCAGCCAAGTCAAGGTCAGCCGAGCTCAGAAGAATTCATCGTTAGCACGCAGCACGGACTTAAAATCCAAGTCAACAGCACCCCTGTCATTCAGGAGCTCTGCAC GGTTCCGTTTCATTTTGGGGAGCAGGGCAACTACACTCTGTGGTTGAAAAATACAAGTAACTCTGTGGTGAACTGCTCCATTGTGACTGATGTGGATCCAGTCAATAGTTACATCC CCATCTTGGTCGCGTTCCTTGTTTTTGCTGGACTGGGATTATTATCTGCTCTGGGAAGAGCAATATTCGC ACTCGATATAGTAAAGGCTGTCCTGTTCAGGATCAGTGGCACCATGGAGACAGAGAGGTTGATCAACTCT GAGTTGGGCTCCCCTGGCCGGACGGTGACGCCGGTGACTGACAATATCCTTCCGCCCCCGCCCAGTCCCAGTAAGAGGCTGCGATCTCTAGACACATTCAGAGG GATCTCCTTGGTTATTATGGTGTTTGTGAACTACGGAGGAGGACGATACTGGTTCTTCAGACACGAAAGCTGGAACG GCCTAACGGTCGCAGATCTGGTCTTTCCTTG GTTCGTTTTCATCATGGGAACGTCCATCGCGCTTTCAATCAACTCCATGCTGCGCTCAGGCTCCAGCCGCACTTCGCTGCTGAAGAAAGTCGTGTGGAGGAGCCTGCAGCTTTTCCTCATCGGCGTCGTCGTCATCAATCCGAACTACTGCCGGGGCTTTT TGTCGTGGGACAACCTGCGCATCCCGGGCGTGCTGCAGCGCCTCGCCTGGTCGTACCTTGCGGTAGCCTGCCTGGATCTGTTGGTGGCAAGGGCTCATCTTGACATCCTACCAACG GATGCATGGTGGTCCGCTTGCATTGATGTTCTGCTCTACTGGCCAGCCTGGATCTTTGTGCTCCTCCTAGAAGTCCTTTGGCTCTGCCTAACTTTTCTACTTCCTGTACCGGGCTGCCCAAC TGGCTATCTTGGTCCAGGCGGGATTGGGGACATGGGGGCGTATCCGAATTGCACCGGCGGAGCAGCGGGTCTCGTCGACCGTTGGCTCCTCGGAGAAAACCACATCTACCAGACGCCCTCAGCGAGG GTCATCTACGGCTCCCACATGCCGTTTGATCCCGAGGGGGTTCTCGGCAGCATCAACTCCATCGTCATGGCTTTTCTTGGCTTGCAG GCAGGAAAGATTATTTTACACTACCGAGATCTTCATTCAAGTATTATTTCAAGGTTCCTCATTTGGGGTCTCATTTTG GGTGTCATATCAGCTGTTCTCACAAAGTGTTCCACAGACCAGGGATTCATTCCTGTCAATAAAAACCTCTG GTCCGTGTCCTACGTGACAACGGTCGCCTGCTTTGCCTTCGTACTGCTCGTTGTGGTCTACTACATCGTAGATGTGAAAAAGTGGTGGTCTGGAGCGCCTTTCTTTTACCCAG GCATGAACTCCATCCTGGTGTACGTGGGCCACGAAGTGTTTGAGGACTACTTCCCCTTCCGCTGGCGCATGGTCAACACTCAGTCCCACGCTGAGCACCTCACCCAGAACCTGGTGGCTGTTTCTTGCTGGGTCCTCATCTCGTTCGTGCTGTATAGGAAAAAGATCTTCTGGAAAATCTAA
- the LOC133506747 gene encoding recombining binding protein suppressor of hairless-like isoform X1 — protein sequence MAPVVTGKFGDGCQPQRLTREAMRTYLKEKDDQTVLILHAKVAQKSYGNEKRFFCPPPCVYLLGSGWKKKLEKLQKEGCTEQEAQACAFIGIGNSEVEMQQLNLEGKNFCAAKTLYISDTDKRKHFMLSVKMLYGNSANIGVFLSKRIKVISKPSKKKQSLKNADLCIASGTKVALFNRLRSQTVSTRYLHVEGGNFHASSLQWGAFFIHLLDDDESEGEEFAVRDGYIHYGQTVKLVCSVTGMALPRLVIRKVDKQAALWDADDPVSQLHKCAFYLKDTERMYLCLSQDRIIQYQAAPCVKESNKEIINDGACWTIISTDKAEYTFYEGMGPVPTPVTPVPVVESLQLNGGGDVAMLELTGHNFTPNLRVWFGDVEADTMYRCGESVLCVVPDISAFREGWRWVRQPVQVPVTLVRNDGIIYATSLTFTYTSEPGPRPHCGVAEAILRTRAAASSSSSSLTSASSSSPSSSLGALTSGQGAYSGRDSGSSSAVSVLS from the exons ATGGCGCCCGTCGTCACTGG GAAGTTTGGTGATGGCTGTCAACCTCAACGTTTAACAAG ggaGGCAATGAGGACGTACTTGAAGGAAAAAGACGATCAAACGGTCCTAATTCTGCATGCAAAAGTGGCCCAAAAGTCCTACGGCAATGAGAAAAG GTTTTTCTGCCCTCCGCCATGCGTCTATCTGCTGGGCAGCGGCTGGAAGAAGAAGCTGGAGAAGCTCCAGAAGGAAGGCTGCACGGAGCAGGAGGCCCAGGCCTGCGCCTTCATCGGGATCGGCAACAGCGAGGTGGAGATGCAGCAACTCAACTTGGAGGGGAAG AACTTCTGCGCCGCTAAAACCTTGTACATCAGCGACACGGACAAAAGGAAGCACTTCATGCTGTCTGTCAAGATGCTGTACGGCAACAGCGCCAACATCGGCGTCTTCCTCAGCAAGAGAATCAAAGTCATCTCCAAGCCTTCCAAGAAGAAGCAGTCTTTGAAAAACGCCGACC TGTGTATCGCGTCGGGAACCAAGGTGGCTTTATTTAACCGGCTGCGATCGCAAACCGTCAGCACCAGGTATCTCCACGTGGAGGGTGGCAACTTTCACGCCAGCTCCCTGCAGTGGGGGGCCTTCTTCATCCACCTCC TGGACGACGACGAATCCGAAGGGGAGGAGTTCGCCGTGCGAGACGGTTACATCCATTACGGCCAGACGGTCAAACTGGTGTGCTCCGTGACTGGCATGGCGCTGCCCAGACTG GTCATTCGCAAGGTGGACAAGCAGGCCGCGTTGTGGGATGCGGACGACCCGGTGTCGCAGCTCCACAAGTGCGCTTTCTACTTGAAGGACACGGAACGGATGTACCTCTGCCTCTCGCAGGACAGAATCATCCAGTACCAG gCCGCACCGTGTGTCAAAGAATCAAACAAGGAGATCATAAACGACGGCGCGTGCTGGACCATCATCAGCACCGACAAAGCGGAGTACACTTTCTACGAGGGGATGGGCCCCGTCCCCACGCCCGTCACGCCCGTGCCCGTGGTGGAGAGCCTGCAG TTAAATGGCGGCGGAGACGTGGCCATGTTGGAGCTAACGGGCCACAACTTCACCCCCAACCTGAGGGTCTGGTTTGGTGACGTGGAGGCTGACACCATGTATCG ATGCGGCGAGAGCGTCCTGTGCGTGGTGCCGGACATTTCGGCCTTCCGCGAGGGCTGGCGCTGGGTCAGGCAGCCCGTGCAGGTCCCGGTCACGCTGGTCCGCAACGACGGCATCATCTACGCCACCTCCCTCACCTTCACCTACACCTCGGAACCGGGGCCCCGCCCCCACTGCGGCGTCGCCGAGGCCATACTGCGGACgcgcgccgccgcctcctcttcctcctcgtccttGACGTCGGCTTCTTCATCTTCCCCTTCGTCCTCGCTGGGCGCGCTGACGAGCGGCCAGGGGGCTTACAGCGGCCGCGACTCGGGCTCGTCGTCGGCCGTGTCGGTCTTGTCGTAG
- the LOC133506747 gene encoding recombining binding protein suppressor of hairless-like isoform X2, with protein MKFGDGCQPQRLTREAMRTYLKEKDDQTVLILHAKVAQKSYGNEKRFFCPPPCVYLLGSGWKKKLEKLQKEGCTEQEAQACAFIGIGNSEVEMQQLNLEGKNFCAAKTLYISDTDKRKHFMLSVKMLYGNSANIGVFLSKRIKVISKPSKKKQSLKNADLCIASGTKVALFNRLRSQTVSTRYLHVEGGNFHASSLQWGAFFIHLLDDDESEGEEFAVRDGYIHYGQTVKLVCSVTGMALPRLVIRKVDKQAALWDADDPVSQLHKCAFYLKDTERMYLCLSQDRIIQYQAAPCVKESNKEIINDGACWTIISTDKAEYTFYEGMGPVPTPVTPVPVVESLQLNGGGDVAMLELTGHNFTPNLRVWFGDVEADTMYRCGESVLCVVPDISAFREGWRWVRQPVQVPVTLVRNDGIIYATSLTFTYTSEPGPRPHCGVAEAILRTRAAASSSSSSLTSASSSSPSSSLGALTSGQGAYSGRDSGSSSAVSVLS; from the exons AT GAAGTTTGGTGATGGCTGTCAACCTCAACGTTTAACAAG ggaGGCAATGAGGACGTACTTGAAGGAAAAAGACGATCAAACGGTCCTAATTCTGCATGCAAAAGTGGCCCAAAAGTCCTACGGCAATGAGAAAAG GTTTTTCTGCCCTCCGCCATGCGTCTATCTGCTGGGCAGCGGCTGGAAGAAGAAGCTGGAGAAGCTCCAGAAGGAAGGCTGCACGGAGCAGGAGGCCCAGGCCTGCGCCTTCATCGGGATCGGCAACAGCGAGGTGGAGATGCAGCAACTCAACTTGGAGGGGAAG AACTTCTGCGCCGCTAAAACCTTGTACATCAGCGACACGGACAAAAGGAAGCACTTCATGCTGTCTGTCAAGATGCTGTACGGCAACAGCGCCAACATCGGCGTCTTCCTCAGCAAGAGAATCAAAGTCATCTCCAAGCCTTCCAAGAAGAAGCAGTCTTTGAAAAACGCCGACC TGTGTATCGCGTCGGGAACCAAGGTGGCTTTATTTAACCGGCTGCGATCGCAAACCGTCAGCACCAGGTATCTCCACGTGGAGGGTGGCAACTTTCACGCCAGCTCCCTGCAGTGGGGGGCCTTCTTCATCCACCTCC TGGACGACGACGAATCCGAAGGGGAGGAGTTCGCCGTGCGAGACGGTTACATCCATTACGGCCAGACGGTCAAACTGGTGTGCTCCGTGACTGGCATGGCGCTGCCCAGACTG GTCATTCGCAAGGTGGACAAGCAGGCCGCGTTGTGGGATGCGGACGACCCGGTGTCGCAGCTCCACAAGTGCGCTTTCTACTTGAAGGACACGGAACGGATGTACCTCTGCCTCTCGCAGGACAGAATCATCCAGTACCAG gCCGCACCGTGTGTCAAAGAATCAAACAAGGAGATCATAAACGACGGCGCGTGCTGGACCATCATCAGCACCGACAAAGCGGAGTACACTTTCTACGAGGGGATGGGCCCCGTCCCCACGCCCGTCACGCCCGTGCCCGTGGTGGAGAGCCTGCAG TTAAATGGCGGCGGAGACGTGGCCATGTTGGAGCTAACGGGCCACAACTTCACCCCCAACCTGAGGGTCTGGTTTGGTGACGTGGAGGCTGACACCATGTATCG ATGCGGCGAGAGCGTCCTGTGCGTGGTGCCGGACATTTCGGCCTTCCGCGAGGGCTGGCGCTGGGTCAGGCAGCCCGTGCAGGTCCCGGTCACGCTGGTCCGCAACGACGGCATCATCTACGCCACCTCCCTCACCTTCACCTACACCTCGGAACCGGGGCCCCGCCCCCACTGCGGCGTCGCCGAGGCCATACTGCGGACgcgcgccgccgcctcctcttcctcctcgtccttGACGTCGGCTTCTTCATCTTCCCCTTCGTCCTCGCTGGGCGCGCTGACGAGCGGCCAGGGGGCTTACAGCGGCCGCGACTCGGGCTCGTCGTCGGCCGTGTCGGTCTTGTCGTAG
- the LOC133506747 gene encoding recombining binding protein suppressor of hairless-like isoform X3, with the protein MRTYLKEKDDQTVLILHAKVAQKSYGNEKRFFCPPPCVYLLGSGWKKKLEKLQKEGCTEQEAQACAFIGIGNSEVEMQQLNLEGKNFCAAKTLYISDTDKRKHFMLSVKMLYGNSANIGVFLSKRIKVISKPSKKKQSLKNADLCIASGTKVALFNRLRSQTVSTRYLHVEGGNFHASSLQWGAFFIHLLDDDESEGEEFAVRDGYIHYGQTVKLVCSVTGMALPRLVIRKVDKQAALWDADDPVSQLHKCAFYLKDTERMYLCLSQDRIIQYQAAPCVKESNKEIINDGACWTIISTDKAEYTFYEGMGPVPTPVTPVPVVESLQLNGGGDVAMLELTGHNFTPNLRVWFGDVEADTMYRCGESVLCVVPDISAFREGWRWVRQPVQVPVTLVRNDGIIYATSLTFTYTSEPGPRPHCGVAEAILRTRAAASSSSSSLTSASSSSPSSSLGALTSGQGAYSGRDSGSSSAVSVLS; encoded by the exons ATGAGGACGTACTTGAAGGAAAAAGACGATCAAACGGTCCTAATTCTGCATGCAAAAGTGGCCCAAAAGTCCTACGGCAATGAGAAAAG GTTTTTCTGCCCTCCGCCATGCGTCTATCTGCTGGGCAGCGGCTGGAAGAAGAAGCTGGAGAAGCTCCAGAAGGAAGGCTGCACGGAGCAGGAGGCCCAGGCCTGCGCCTTCATCGGGATCGGCAACAGCGAGGTGGAGATGCAGCAACTCAACTTGGAGGGGAAG AACTTCTGCGCCGCTAAAACCTTGTACATCAGCGACACGGACAAAAGGAAGCACTTCATGCTGTCTGTCAAGATGCTGTACGGCAACAGCGCCAACATCGGCGTCTTCCTCAGCAAGAGAATCAAAGTCATCTCCAAGCCTTCCAAGAAGAAGCAGTCTTTGAAAAACGCCGACC TGTGTATCGCGTCGGGAACCAAGGTGGCTTTATTTAACCGGCTGCGATCGCAAACCGTCAGCACCAGGTATCTCCACGTGGAGGGTGGCAACTTTCACGCCAGCTCCCTGCAGTGGGGGGCCTTCTTCATCCACCTCC TGGACGACGACGAATCCGAAGGGGAGGAGTTCGCCGTGCGAGACGGTTACATCCATTACGGCCAGACGGTCAAACTGGTGTGCTCCGTGACTGGCATGGCGCTGCCCAGACTG GTCATTCGCAAGGTGGACAAGCAGGCCGCGTTGTGGGATGCGGACGACCCGGTGTCGCAGCTCCACAAGTGCGCTTTCTACTTGAAGGACACGGAACGGATGTACCTCTGCCTCTCGCAGGACAGAATCATCCAGTACCAG gCCGCACCGTGTGTCAAAGAATCAAACAAGGAGATCATAAACGACGGCGCGTGCTGGACCATCATCAGCACCGACAAAGCGGAGTACACTTTCTACGAGGGGATGGGCCCCGTCCCCACGCCCGTCACGCCCGTGCCCGTGGTGGAGAGCCTGCAG TTAAATGGCGGCGGAGACGTGGCCATGTTGGAGCTAACGGGCCACAACTTCACCCCCAACCTGAGGGTCTGGTTTGGTGACGTGGAGGCTGACACCATGTATCG ATGCGGCGAGAGCGTCCTGTGCGTGGTGCCGGACATTTCGGCCTTCCGCGAGGGCTGGCGCTGGGTCAGGCAGCCCGTGCAGGTCCCGGTCACGCTGGTCCGCAACGACGGCATCATCTACGCCACCTCCCTCACCTTCACCTACACCTCGGAACCGGGGCCCCGCCCCCACTGCGGCGTCGCCGAGGCCATACTGCGGACgcgcgccgccgcctcctcttcctcctcgtccttGACGTCGGCTTCTTCATCTTCCCCTTCGTCCTCGCTGGGCGCGCTGACGAGCGGCCAGGGGGCTTACAGCGGCCGCGACTCGGGCTCGTCGTCGGCCGTGTCGGTCTTGTCGTAG